One genomic segment of Deltaproteobacteria bacterium includes these proteins:
- a CDS encoding efflux RND transporter permease subunit — MDISKFFETHKKGIIFLSVVLAAVGIILLNTMPVAIFPEITFPRLVILADNGDMPIEKMMIEVTKPIEESIYSVPGVTDVRSATSRGSMQIFVNFVWGTDMFKALQLTQNAINQIRSKLPQTASVTVNWMRPSQFPIIGLSLTSETLNMVQLRDVGYYTLRPILGRLKGVSQVVVQGGKIKEYHVVVNPQRLVAYHLTLNDVINGLKETNIISSAGYIGKNYELYMVQPTGLFTSTTAMKDTLIANKKGVPVYVRDVAKVETSVKKQYIRITSNGHNAVLMNILRQPGANTIAIAKELKNKLAELKPQLPPSLHISTWYNQSSLIEESYGSVRDAILFGVFIAIVIMFLFLRNVRIMFITAITLPITLIITVVLMKLFGQTLNLMTLGGMAASIGLIIDDSIVVLENIIRHFHAHGSKKKAVETGVKEMLPAIVGSSLSTIVVFFPLAFLGGVTGAFFKALALTMASALTVSMIISITLTPVLAMIFLKDTEKEAKEGKVMKALTDSYETAMHKIIRKPLYVVLAIVVLVAGSWILERHVGTGFMPAMDEGAFVMDYFTPPGTTLEETNRILKKIEKIILRIKEVKSFSRRTGTQLGFFITEPNTGDFLIRLKNHRNKSIEQVINELRQKVYQAEPGKIYVDFGQIMQDLIGDMTGSPMPIDIKIFSDNTGVLDTIANKIANIITKIKGVVDVFNGITISGPAIDIHVDPLKAGLVGVTPQYVSDYVTTALWGTVATNVREGEKVINIRVLMPASETDTIKKLESMQVVTPNGLVVPLKSIANLEVMGGQAEIDRENLRQMLAVTGRISGRDLGSVMRDVKSELAKKLTLPPGTTINYGGVYKNQQESFKGLLMVLLMAVALVFTVMILEFESLAVPLIIYSIIFPSFFGVLGLLYLTNTPLNISSLMGTIMIVGIVAENGIFVVHYIQDALKSGYPLKEAVIKAGSLRIRPILMTALAAILALMPLALGLGTGAQMHKPLAIAIIGGFSLSVFLLIIVLPVVYYLFTKKGHV; from the coding sequence ATGGATATCTCCAAATTTTTTGAGACACACAAAAAAGGCATCATATTCCTCTCCGTTGTATTGGCGGCGGTAGGTATTATCCTGCTCAACACAATGCCCGTGGCCATATTTCCGGAGATAACTTTCCCAAGGCTTGTAATCCTTGCAGACAATGGAGACATGCCCATTGAGAAGATGATGATAGAGGTAACAAAGCCCATTGAAGAATCGATATACTCTGTCCCAGGTGTAACGGATGTAAGGTCGGCAACAAGCCGCGGCTCCATGCAGATCTTTGTAAACTTTGTCTGGGGTACGGACATGTTCAAGGCACTTCAGTTAACACAGAATGCAATAAATCAGATTAGATCAAAATTACCGCAAACTGCATCTGTTACAGTCAACTGGATGAGACCAAGCCAGTTCCCCATTATAGGACTGAGCCTGACCTCGGAAACACTCAACATGGTGCAGTTGAGAGATGTAGGATATTACACACTCAGACCCATTCTTGGCAGGCTAAAAGGCGTGTCCCAGGTTGTGGTACAGGGCGGAAAGATCAAAGAATATCATGTTGTTGTAAATCCGCAGAGGCTTGTTGCATACCACCTCACACTCAATGATGTGATCAACGGCTTAAAGGAAACGAACATCATTTCATCCGCGGGTTACATCGGCAAGAATTATGAGCTCTACATGGTCCAGCCGACAGGGCTTTTTACATCGACGACGGCAATGAAAGATACATTGATAGCGAATAAAAAGGGTGTACCTGTCTATGTTCGGGATGTTGCAAAGGTAGAAACATCGGTGAAAAAGCAATACATTCGCATAACCAGCAATGGTCATAATGCCGTTTTGATGAACATACTGCGTCAGCCAGGTGCGAACACCATAGCAATAGCAAAAGAGCTCAAAAACAAACTTGCAGAGCTGAAGCCTCAATTGCCTCCATCCCTGCATATATCAACGTGGTACAATCAGTCCAGCCTGATCGAAGAATCCTACGGGAGTGTGCGGGATGCAATTCTCTTTGGCGTGTTCATTGCCATTGTCATCATGTTTTTGTTCTTACGAAACGTACGTATCATGTTTATTACCGCCATCACCCTGCCTATCACGCTTATTATAACGGTCGTTCTGATGAAACTCTTCGGCCAGACATTGAACCTTATGACCCTGGGAGGCATGGCTGCATCCATTGGGCTTATCATAGACGATTCTATTGTCGTACTCGAGAATATCATCAGGCATTTCCATGCACACGGGTCAAAGAAGAAGGCAGTTGAAACAGGCGTTAAAGAGATGCTGCCCGCTATAGTTGGCTCAAGCCTGAGTACAATCGTAGTTTTCTTTCCGCTTGCGTTTCTCGGTGGTGTAACGGGCGCATTCTTTAAGGCACTCGCCCTGACCATGGCATCTGCGCTGACCGTATCCATGATTATCTCGATTACCCTGACTCCCGTACTTGCCATGATCTTTCTCAAGGATACGGAAAAAGAGGCAAAAGAAGGTAAGGTCATGAAGGCATTGACCGACAGTTATGAGACTGCCATGCATAAAATTATACGGAAGCCTTTGTACGTTGTGCTGGCCATTGTTGTACTGGTTGCAGGATCGTGGATACTGGAGCGGCATGTAGGAACAGGGTTTATGCCGGCAATGGATGAAGGCGCATTTGTCATGGATTATTTTACTCCGCCCGGAACAACGCTTGAGGAAACGAACCGCATTCTTAAAAAGATAGAGAAAATCATTCTTCGTATCAAGGAGGTCAAATCGTTTTCAAGAAGAACAGGTACACAACTCGGGTTTTTTATAACGGAGCCGAATACAGGCGACTTCCTGATACGGCTTAAAAATCACAGGAATAAATCCATCGAACAGGTGATTAATGAACTCAGGCAGAAGGTCTACCAGGCAGAACCCGGTAAGATATATGTTGATTTCGGACAGATCATGCAGGATCTTATCGGCGATATGACAGGCTCTCCAATGCCCATTGATATAAAGATATTCTCCGACAATACGGGCGTGCTTGATACTATAGCAAACAAAATAGCGAATATTATCACTAAAATAAAAGGGGTTGTTGATGTATTCAACGGTATTACGATCAGCGGCCCTGCAATAGATATACACGTTGATCCTCTGAAGGCTGGACTTGTAGGCGTTACACCGCAGTATGTGTCTGATTATGTTACCACTGCGCTGTGGGGCACGGTAGCAACAAATGTACGAGAGGGAGAAAAGGTCATTAATATAAGAGTTCTCATGCCTGCATCAGAGACAGATACAATAAAAAAACTTGAATCAATGCAGGTTGTGACGCCCAATGGGCTTGTAGTACCGCTTAAATCCATTGCCAATCTTGAGGTTATGGGAGGCCAGGCAGAGATTGACAGGGAAAACCTGCGCCAGATGCTTGCGGTTACAGGCAGGATAAGCGGAAGGGACCTTGGTAGCGTTATGAGGGACGTTAAATCAGAACTGGCAAAGAAGCTTACGCTGCCGCCAGGTACCACAATAAACTATGGAGGCGTTTATAAGAATCAGCAGGAGTCATTCAAAGGCCTTCTTATGGTTCTGCTTATGGCAGTCGCTCTGGTATTTACCGTTATGATCCTCGAATTTGAATCACTTGCGGTTCCTCTCATCATTTACAGCATTATATTTCCATCGTTCTTCGGTGTGCTCGGACTTTTATATCTGACTAATACCCCTCTTAACATTTCATCTTTAATGGGGACGATCATGATTGTGGGTATTGTGGCTGAAAACGGTATATTTGTTGTGCATTATATTCAGGACGCCTTGAAGAGCGGATACCCTTTAAAAGAGGCTGTTATAAAGGCTGGGAGTCTGCGTATAAGACCCATTTTGATGACAGCTCTTGCAGCAATACTTGCTTTAATGCCTCTTGCGCTCGGGCTTGGAACCGGGGCACAGATGCACAAGCCACTCGCAATAGCTATCATCGGGGGGTTCTCTTTGTCGGTGTTCCTGCTTATTATAGTACTGCCGGTGGTGTATTATCTCTTTACAAAAAAAGGTCATGTTTAA
- a CDS encoding SGNH/GDSL hydrolase family protein, producing the protein MYKRFLVYIGVGLVYMAMVISGCSSGSSSSTNPGYANICNSFAGGTRLLSISPTTGSQFGDQKVTAVINNFNAGITTTAYLGNMVRDFTVTSQSGNDVTISFTTAGTPTAGTYPLVISNGNGVCEYYENVYTYTPPLNKVFNTFVAIGASYTAGFQSDSYNGVAQLNGPATWVARMAGAYFPLPLFKMPGIPPAPGFDILDTTGNISLNSSDLVSIIENALINPKTQQFNIPGVFVNPYVPTYNIAIPGAVIQDVVLGPNSQSGRVLGVIVLSNILFEPLVNNLFETVDIQPETVMAQELHPTIIMSTDLYGNDIIDDNTTLTQFTQFITQAVQAFASTGAQVFLGNVPHISIFPSKQQGVINQLAQCQLTLSDVPLQQLDNASCYGSNCTDNCSTFSSNFTSNTKDAGCIKAACESMAGTNNRLESFNSEFAQVVSQYPNVHIVPFDALMRGDISLAGQRISFDTYGFPIYKINGQTITLNHLGGFFSLDGLHPTNTGYAIIASIFVQTINNILGTNVPLPPLDSILASDPLSPTALSGYCSQTSNKEKLYCQCVNGSGDPMSVTTFTCETQYNIYK; encoded by the coding sequence ATGTATAAAAGATTTTTAGTCTATATCGGTGTTGGATTGGTGTATATGGCTATGGTGATATCAGGCTGCAGCAGCGGTAGCAGCAGTTCTACCAATCCCGGTTATGCAAATATATGTAATAGCTTTGCAGGCGGCACAAGACTTTTAAGCATATCGCCAACTACAGGTAGCCAGTTTGGCGATCAAAAGGTTACGGCAGTTATAAACAATTTTAATGCGGGCATTACAACAACAGCTTATCTGGGTAACATGGTAAGGGATTTTACGGTTACATCCCAATCAGGCAATGATGTTACCATAAGTTTTACAACAGCAGGTACACCGACCGCAGGAACGTATCCCCTTGTTATTTCCAACGGTAACGGTGTTTGTGAATATTATGAAAATGTGTACACCTATACCCCGCCTTTAAATAAGGTATTTAATACGTTTGTGGCAATAGGAGCAAGCTACACAGCAGGCTTTCAATCGGACAGCTATAATGGTGTTGCACAACTTAATGGACCTGCTACGTGGGTTGCAAGAATGGCGGGTGCATATTTTCCGCTACCATTATTCAAAATGCCGGGCATTCCACCCGCACCTGGATTTGATATACTTGATACAACCGGAAATATTTCATTAAACAGTAGCGATCTTGTTTCTATCATAGAAAATGCCCTTATAAACCCGAAAACACAACAGTTTAATATCCCAGGCGTATTTGTAAATCCTTATGTCCCGACGTATAACATAGCAATACCGGGTGCTGTTATTCAAGATGTAGTACTCGGACCAAATTCCCAATCTGGCAGGGTATTGGGTGTAATAGTACTTTCTAATATACTTTTTGAGCCGTTAGTTAATAATTTATTTGAAACGGTGGATATTCAGCCTGAGACTGTTATGGCTCAGGAATTGCATCCTACAATCATAATGAGTACCGACCTGTACGGCAATGACATTATTGATGATAATACCACCCTTACGCAATTTACGCAGTTCATCACCCAGGCTGTGCAGGCATTTGCATCGACCGGTGCACAGGTATTTCTTGGAAACGTCCCACACATAAGTATATTTCCATCGAAACAACAGGGTGTGATCAATCAACTTGCCCAATGCCAATTAACCTTAAGTGATGTGCCTCTTCAGCAGCTTGATAATGCATCATGCTACGGCAGCAATTGTACCGATAACTGTTCAACGTTTAGCTCTAATTTTACATCTAATACAAAAGATGCAGGTTGTATTAAGGCTGCATGCGAGTCTATGGCGGGGACTAATAACAGGCTTGAGTCATTCAATAGTGAGTTTGCACAGGTTGTATCCCAATACCCAAACGTACACATTGTACCGTTTGATGCACTTATGCGGGGTGATATTTCGTTAGCAGGACAGAGAATTAGTTTTGATACCTATGGTTTTCCTATTTACAAGATCAACGGGCAGACAATAACACTTAACCACCTTGGCGGGTTTTTCAGTCTTGACGGCCTGCATCCTACAAATACGGGTTATGCAATAATCGCATCCATATTTGTGCAGACAATAAATAATATACTCGGTACAAATGTCCCTTTGCCGCCGCTTGATAGTATTCTTGCCTCTGATCCATTATCACCAACAGCATTATCCGGTTATTGTTCACAGACTTCCAATAAAGAAAAGTTATATTGTCAATGTGTAAATGGATCCGGAGATCCCATGAGCGTAACGACATTCACATGCGAGACGCAATATAACATATACAAATAA
- a CDS encoding efflux RND transporter periplasmic adaptor subunit — protein MNDKQRNYRIRKILFSLFFMYTIWSMIFMSSCAGKKQAEQSSIRVKVKATAVIRGNVNHMIQATGKVDVLKKVDINSPVQGVVTELLVREGDFLKKGSTVARIRPIEAEAAIRGSVSLPATMKRYFLRLGIISLSSPFNGYVSKRYVSSNALVQANAPIVTVEDLSSTYLHVDLPSIYLEQVGIGDAVLIHFLSLPGDVFKGRIVTINPTVSQETQTVKLNVSFPNRDQDIKDGMFAVVDIISSTHKNTLIVPKDAILFDPDTGREYVMVVRQDSIARSVTVKTGYEEDDRVEILKGLSQGQLVITQGNYALADGTSIKVETNSPVNKPIQTKSPQKGND, from the coding sequence ATGAATGATAAACAAAGGAATTACAGGATAAGGAAAATCCTTTTCTCACTGTTCTTTATGTACACGATATGGAGTATGATATTTATGAGTTCCTGTGCCGGCAAAAAGCAGGCAGAACAGTCATCTATCAGGGTAAAAGTAAAAGCTACGGCTGTTATAAGAGGTAACGTTAACCATATGATACAGGCAACCGGAAAGGTAGATGTACTAAAAAAGGTCGATATTAATTCACCGGTGCAAGGAGTAGTTACCGAACTTCTTGTACGGGAAGGAGACTTCCTTAAAAAAGGCAGTACTGTTGCCCGCATAAGACCTATCGAGGCAGAAGCAGCTATCAGGGGCAGTGTATCTTTACCTGCAACAATGAAGAGATACTTTCTGAGACTCGGCATTATATCTTTATCATCTCCCTTCAACGGATATGTCAGCAAGAGATATGTAAGCAGTAACGCTCTTGTTCAGGCAAACGCACCTATCGTTACAGTAGAGGATCTCTCAAGCACATATCTTCATGTAGATCTTCCTTCCATATATCTTGAACAGGTTGGGATCGGCGATGCTGTACTTATACATTTCCTGTCTTTACCCGGTGATGTGTTCAAAGGCAGAATTGTTACAATCAACCCGACGGTATCTCAGGAAACACAGACCGTCAAACTCAATGTGAGCTTTCCCAACAGGGATCAGGACATAAAAGACGGGATGTTCGCAGTTGTTGATATAATAAGCAGCACACACAAAAATACGCTCATCGTACCAAAGGATGCAATACTCTTTGATCCGGATACTGGCAGGGAGTATGTCATGGTTGTGAGACAGGATTCTATTGCCAGATCCGTTACAGTTAAGACAGGTTACGAAGAGGATGACAGGGTGGAAATCCTTAAGGGTCTGAGCCAGGGACAACTCGTTATAACGCAGGGCAATTATGCACTTGCAGACGGTACGAGCATAAAGGTGGAAACGAATTCACCTGTTAATAAACCTATACAGACAAAAAGCCCGCAGAAAGGCAATGATTAG
- a CDS encoding cbb3-type cytochrome c oxidase subunit I, whose amino-acid sequence MYTVVRYYVKAAIVFLFLGILLGAYMSYEINIREVDIPHSIVTAHTHLILVGFVMMLIMGVALWLFPRPRERVFYSPYLSEVTFYVMFFSILFRAIGETLDGFITIPLIGWDVLIASWIEVIGIILFFINIWQRIKPIGSHFREEKGEKF is encoded by the coding sequence ATGTATACGGTTGTCAGGTACTATGTAAAGGCTGCCATTGTATTCCTGTTTCTCGGCATACTGCTCGGCGCCTACATGAGCTATGAGATCAATATTAGGGAAGTAGACATACCACATTCTATCGTAACGGCGCATACGCATCTCATACTCGTAGGTTTTGTTATGATGCTTATCATGGGCGTTGCTCTGTGGCTTTTCCCAAGGCCGAGGGAAAGGGTTTTCTATAGCCCATACCTTTCTGAGGTTACATTTTATGTAATGTTTTTTTCAATCTTATTCAGGGCAATCGGAGAGACATTGGATGGGTTCATAACAATACCACTGATAGGATGGGATGTTTTAATTGCTTCATGGATTGAGGTTATAGGCATAATACTGTTTTTCATAAATATATGGCAGAGGATAAAGCCTATTGGCAGTCATTTCAGGGAAGAAAAGGGTGAGAAGTTTTAA
- a CDS encoding dual specificity protein phosphatase family protein has protein sequence MFKNIKKKLLIAASIFLVSLAGYAWYETWQGNFHAITRNEAYRSAQLDKNELKHYIRRYNIKSIINLRAKRVNEHWYKTEIEASKTYNVTHYDIPLSAEHEPDVQEINQLIHIFRIAQRPVLMHCKAGADRSGLAAAIWKVIVDKEPKSEADDELSIIYGHIPIGPTYAMDKFFDKWQPAQASHLSQTVVR, from the coding sequence ATGTTTAAAAATATTAAAAAGAAATTACTTATTGCAGCATCAATATTTCTTGTGTCATTGGCAGGCTATGCATGGTATGAAACCTGGCAAGGGAATTTTCATGCAATCACAAGAAACGAGGCTTACAGATCAGCACAGCTTGATAAGAATGAACTTAAGCATTATATAAGACGGTATAACATCAAAAGTATAATAAATTTAAGGGCTAAACGTGTAAATGAGCATTGGTATAAAACAGAGATAGAGGCAAGTAAAACATACAATGTAACTCACTATGATATACCATTGTCGGCAGAGCATGAACCAGATGTACAAGAGATAAATCAACTGATCCATATTTTCAGAATAGCACAGCGCCCTGTATTGATGCATTGTAAAGCAGGGGCGGACAGATCAGGACTTGCAGCAGCAATATGGAAGGTAATCGTAGACAAAGAACCAAAATCAGAAGCGGATGATGAACTTTCTATTATCTACGGACACATCCCTATCGGACCAACATATGCAATGGATAAATTTTTTGATAAATGGCAGCCCGCTCAGGCATCTCACTTGTCTCAGACGGTTGTGAGGTGA
- a CDS encoding BtrH N-terminal domain-containing protein yields MAERIIKEWVHNPGRHCASTAISDLMNFYGYELSEPECFGIGEGIGFWYIEGMDPKRIMHFRSIDLEEQFFKNIGIDFKWNNSNNSDEIKQLLIDSINKEIPVLLRTDIFYLDYYKSKTHFPGHTVLLWGYDPDNNTAYVTDTGHGGQILVPFNPLLEAVMHGSFMNGDQPHVAPITKPMSIPDKKKLSRLAASNNAKRMLDNNDFAGYGVKGISMASQKLFEWEELEDWKWLSRFAYQVIEKRGTGGGGFRKMYSEFIQGFARKGLVKLMDDIASRWSELAHVFKSISESSEPDFTMASDMLYIQAIREEEFYSHLTTV; encoded by the coding sequence ATGGCTGAGCGCATAATTAAAGAATGGGTTCATAATCCCGGTAGACACTGTGCTTCAACTGCGATTTCCGATCTTATGAACTTTTATGGTTATGAGTTATCCGAGCCGGAATGTTTCGGAATAGGGGAAGGCATTGGCTTTTGGTACATAGAAGGCATGGATCCTAAAAGGATAATGCATTTTCGCTCTATTGATCTCGAAGAGCAGTTCTTCAAAAATATAGGCATAGATTTTAAATGGAATAATTCCAATAATAGCGATGAGATAAAACAACTGCTTATTGACAGCATAAACAAGGAGATTCCCGTTCTTTTAAGGACGGACATATTTTATCTTGATTATTACAAAAGTAAAACCCATTTTCCAGGACATACAGTCTTATTATGGGGCTATGATCCGGATAACAATACAGCTTACGTTACCGATACAGGACATGGCGGACAGATTCTGGTCCCTTTTAACCCATTGCTTGAGGCTGTTATGCACGGCAGTTTTATGAATGGCGATCAGCCGCATGTTGCACCCATAACAAAACCAATGTCAATACCCGACAAAAAGAAGTTATCCCGGTTAGCTGCATCCAATAATGCAAAGCGTATGCTTGATAATAATGATTTTGCAGGCTATGGCGTAAAGGGTATAAGCATGGCATCCCAAAAACTTTTTGAATGGGAAGAGCTTGAAGACTGGAAATGGCTGAGCCGATTTGCATATCAGGTCATAGAAAAGAGAGGTACAGGCGGCGGTGGGTTTAGAAAGATGTATTCGGAGTTTATTCAAGGATTTGCAAGAAAAGGTCTTGTTAAACTTATGGACGATATTGCATCAAGATGGTCGGAGCTTGCTCATGTATTCAAGAGCATCAGCGAATCTTCAGAACCTGATTTTACGATGGCATCCGATATGCTTTATATTCAAGCTATAAGAGAAGAAGAATTCTATTCTCACCTCACAACCGTCTGA
- a CDS encoding TolC family protein: MKKKGIHIKKIWLLLFIAFDITTTAFADQTITMKQCIEHAVSKYPLSLESTTNARAYQMAYKSKFAGLLPSFNLSAAYGKAYGYDVAVTNGGIASLQAIAQVDLFNPTRWFESSRRKMSYEAQKYYQHATENEIAYAVKSAYTEALFYNQEIMILQENIHNLGVYLSLAKRLLSSGLVTENDVLRTQIELDAAQANLQNSILNKHAQLNILTSLTGIPMTDGVNLKKRSATFTAPANVERINTDTFSSNPTLQAIDYEERAEKYRVQSAKSQYLPILSLEADVGWLGESFPAAVDQYRGYSYFATMNFPLFRWGEIGYNVEKASLLKNTIHYKKALFLNELTLSYHNTIGALQNAIERITLYKRDISIAKQNFDYSEARYSGGGRIGSYEVLLDQQLLKNAQLALAIAQKDFYLALFKIQLLRGKIYE, encoded by the coding sequence ATGAAAAAAAAAGGTATACATATAAAAAAAATATGGCTGTTGCTGTTTATCGCATTTGATATTACAACAACTGCTTTTGCGGATCAGACAATAACAATGAAACAATGCATTGAACATGCGGTTTCCAAGTATCCTCTCTCTCTCGAGTCTACAACAAATGCACGGGCTTATCAAATGGCGTATAAAAGTAAGTTCGCAGGCTTACTCCCCTCTTTCAATCTTTCAGCAGCTTATGGAAAGGCTTACGGTTATGATGTTGCTGTCACAAATGGCGGGATTGCCTCTTTACAGGCTATTGCGCAGGTTGACCTGTTCAATCCAACACGGTGGTTCGAAAGCTCACGGAGAAAGATGTCTTATGAAGCACAGAAATATTATCAGCATGCGACAGAAAATGAGATTGCCTACGCTGTAAAAAGTGCATATACAGAGGCGCTTTTTTATAATCAGGAGATCATGATTTTACAGGAGAACATACATAACCTTGGAGTCTATCTCTCACTCGCAAAACGTTTATTATCTTCAGGACTTGTTACAGAGAATGATGTGCTAAGAACACAGATAGAGCTTGACGCTGCACAGGCAAACCTGCAAAATTCAATATTAAATAAACACGCACAGTTGAATATACTCACATCGCTTACAGGCATACCGATGACAGACGGAGTTAACCTTAAAAAACGGTCTGCCACGTTTACTGCTCCGGCGAATGTTGAACGTATAAATACGGATACCTTTTCAAGCAATCCTACATTACAGGCAATTGATTATGAGGAGAGAGCCGAGAAATACCGCGTACAATCGGCAAAGTCGCAATACCTGCCTATTTTAAGTCTTGAAGCGGACGTAGGATGGCTTGGAGAATCGTTTCCTGCAGCCGTGGATCAGTACCGTGGATATTCGTACTTTGCAACGATGAATTTCCCTCTGTTTAGATGGGGTGAGATCGGTTATAATGTTGAAAAAGCAAGCTTGTTAAAAAATACGATCCATTACAAAAAAGCCCTGTTCCTCAACGAACTTACGCTTTCTTATCATAACACTATTGGAGCATTACAAAATGCTATCGAGCGAATCACTCTATATAAGAGAGACATAAGTATAGCAAAACAAAATTTTGATTATTCGGAAGCCCGCTACAGCGGAGGCGGAAGGATCGGCAGTTACGAGGTGCTTCTTGATCAACAGTTGTTGAAAAATGCCCAGCTTGCACTGGCAATTGCACAAAAAGATTTTTACCTTGCATTATTTAAAATACAATTATTAAGAGGCAAAATATATGAATGA